One window of the Phycodurus eques isolate BA_2022a chromosome 7, UOR_Pequ_1.1, whole genome shotgun sequence genome contains the following:
- the il10ra gene encoding interleukin-10 receptor subunit alpha — MPLCHSMRTSVQVPGIAMINKTLVIALMHISIVNCVSGVGVPQVNKLSVDVQDGEVVVLWKQSQNATSDIQYNVQMAKIAGEWAMVLSCTGITKTYCDLSGLIHVYTAGYKVRVQTVHKNNTSAWMVKKFLPNAGNLQPPSFTLYATSSKITVHVHQKPILRKLFPFGVTYIIHLEEKSRNDNVDMKETTAYLTEDVDQGSITFTSLRWGVEYCVKIMVEGNGALSRSNLSPEQCLLLPEQEWFIISVSSLTTLGVLAVAAILAIGLLCHLKRPAKTPAALKSPVHGWHPLTVGEGPMEVVTDKGWFLSGRGAKVKNCAEFSQNKAARSEEHNSRTSLDSGVSVECNATERHIRSSPRRQEDSGCWSMGGTVYPQQPDAVQKRREDSGVGLGCRLESSTMNTIGQESGCLKGFDSYRRQNPALQSHRHEASKQIHPCPVLAKVVSGYRAGPRSCICSGAAKCSWCLKRIVYEAETIQQHRSALSKDFSNDTRRTRIETTDAFPLLTALTQEMDLNMNTLAISLRDVQLDNN, encoded by the exons ATGCCACTTTGTCACTCAATGAGGACATCTGTGCAAGTACCAGGAATAGCTATGATCAACAAGACACTTGTCATCGCTCTTATGCATATTTCCATCGTCAACTGTGTCTCAG GAGTGGGTGTCCCTCAGGTTAACAAACTATCTGTGGATGTTCAGGATGGTGAGGTGGTTGTCCTTTGGAAGCAATCCCAAAACGCAACGTCTGACATCCAGTACAATGTGCAAATGGCAAA GATTGCTGGTGAATGGGCCATGGTGCTCAGCTGCACAGGGATCACAAAGACCTACTGCGACCTAAGTGGACTCATACATGTCTACACCGCTGGCTATAAGGTCAGGGTTCAGACagtacacaaaaacaacacatcaGCATGGATGGTGAAGAAATTCCTCCCAAATGCAG GCAACCTGCAGCCTCCTTCCTTCACGTTATACGCTACCTCCAGCAAGATCACGGTTCATGTTCATCAAAAACCCATTCTCAGAAAGCTCTTTCCCTTTGGGGTCACATACATCATCCACCTAGAggaaaaaagcagaaatgaCAACGTGGATATGAAA GAGACAACAGCGTACCTGACAGAGGATGTGGATCAGGGGTCTATAACCTTCACTTCTCTCCGGTGGGGGGTCGAGTACTGCGTCAAAATTATGGTGGAGGGAAACGGTGCTTTGTCCAGGAGCAATTTGTCCCCAGAACAGTGCCTACTACTTCCAGAGCAAG AATGGTTCATAATTTCGGTGTCATCCCTGACGACTCTGGGCGTGTTGGCTGTCGCCGCCATTTTGGCAATCGGCCTCCTTTGCCACCTGAAACGTCCAGCGAAAACGCCTGCTGCATTG AAATCCCCTGTGCATGGCTGGCACCCGCTCACTGTCGGAGAAGGGCCTATGGAAGTGGTCACAGACAAAGGTTGGTTCTTGTCTGGCCGTGGCGCTAAAGTGAAAAACTGCGCAGAATTCTCTCAAAACAAGGCCGCGCGTTCGGAGGAACACAACAGCAGGACAAGCCTGGACAGCGGCGTTAGCGTGGAGTGCAATGCTACGGAACGACATATAAGAAGTTCTCCAAGGAGACAAGAGGACAGTGGTTGTTGGAGTATGGGAGGGACAGTGTATCCCCAGCAGCCTGACGCAGTTCAGAAAAGGAGGGAGGATAGCGGGGTGGGACTCGGGTGCCGATTGGAATCCTCTACCATGAACACGATTGGACAGGAGAGCGGATGCCTCAAAGGATTTGACAGTTATCGCAGGCAGAACCCCGCCCTGCAGAGTCACCGCCACGAGGCGTCAAAGCAGATCCATCCGTGTCCAGTCTTGGCCAAAGTGGTCTCGGGCTACCGGGCAGGTCCTCGGTCCTGTATCTGCTCAGGTGCAGCTAAGTGCTCCTGGTGCCTCAAACGCATTGTCTACGAGGCTGAAACGATCCAACAGCACAGAAGCGCGCTGAGCAAAGACTTTTCAAATGATACAAGAAGGACACGGATAGAAACAACAGACGCGTTCCCTCTGCTAACAGCTCTGACACAAGAGATGGACCTCAACATGAACACTTTGGCCATCTCGCTTCGTGACGTACAGCTGGATAACAACTGA